In the Gorilla gorilla gorilla isolate KB3781 chromosome 1, NHGRI_mGorGor1-v2.1_pri, whole genome shotgun sequence genome, GAGCCTGTCCACAGCCGTGCACCGCCCCGCTCTCCCTGGTCCGGGGCAGCACCCAAAGTTTTCTCCCCcccaccgcccccacccccgTTCACCTCGCAGCCTTGGGAACCCCAGGCTCCTTAGGCTTGTCTAGCTCCGGACAACTTTTCTCTCGGCTTCTCTTCTGTTCGTCTCTCTTCTCTTCGGGGAGGTAGCCAGCACCCTCACTGACGCCTGGATGACTTGCTCTTGCCTGGAATGACTTGGCTAGCCCCTCTCTGGAGCACAAAAAACACTGGAATCTGGCATTGTGCAGCTCCTGTCCCCACCTGTGCCCTCCAGGTGCCCTTGACAGGCCTGATCTGCAGAAATTCTGTTCTTACCGCCTGGCATTCCCTGGCACAGTCCAAAATCAGAGTTTGGACCCAGCACACTATCTGCTTCCTCCTTTGCACATGCCAGCCTGCTCGGGGCCCCGGACTTTGCTCTGAGTACCTTGTGGTACTCACAAGGGCACCTCACAAGGGTGGCAGTGCCCGGAAGCCTTGGCAGCTCCCTCAGGGGGATGAGGGATTGGGGTGGTACAGGGTCTCACTGCCCTCTCTGTGGGAGGCTCTGTCGGAGGCTTTTGGAGAGAAACGGACACTAACCCACTCCAGGAAGCTCCAGTTCTAGAGATGGCTGGGGAGCCCAGAATGACCCCTTCCTGGGAGGGACCCCGTGAAGAAAGAATGGATAGGAGTTTGCCAGGAAGAGTACAAGGGGCAAGGGCGTCAGGGCAGTGGGCATGGGTGTGGAAAGGCAAATGTGTTTTGGCAATGCCGCGGGTGCTGGAGGAGGCAGGTGTAACCCGAGGGGAGGATGTGTGTAAAGGGGCAGGAGGAGCCGCCCTCGGTCTGATGCCATTTGCAGTGCTTAGGCCGATGCCTGGCAGGCACATAGTGAGGGCTGGGAAATGTTAGCTGTTTCTTTGTTCTTAGTATTAGCACCATTTGCCTCCTTCCACAGAGTGTCTGAGTGGAGTCTTATTTCTCCTCTGATTCACCACATGGTAGATCCAGAACAAACCTAGCCTGTGCGTGCATCTCAGTGTCACACTCTTTCTAGATCACCCAGCTGCCACTCGGTGACAGCTCTAAccatatttctgattttttttttttttttgagacagggtctttcttgcttttttgcccaggctggagtggagtggtgcgatatggctcattgcagctttgacctctcagggctcaagccatcctcccacctcagtctcctgagtagctgggactactacagtagcaccacacccggctaattttttgtattattcatCGAAaccagagtctcactttgttgcccaggctggtcttaaacccctgagctcaagtgatcctcctgccctggcctcccaaagtgctcagattacaggtgtgagccaccacagatCTGTACCCTCTGCCTGGcccttatttctgatttttttctttccttttttaatccTTCTTTGTCTTCTGTCTGAGTCCAAGGTTGGCTGGCGAAAGTCCTCAGATCTGATCTGAGGTTAAATTCAATTGAGAAGCAGAGGGGTGGTGGTGGAATGGAAAAATTCCATATGAATAGTTCCTCAAACCTGCTCTTTGCCAGGCCTCAAGGGCTCCAGTGACTGCCCTCCTGCCAGCCTAAGTGACTTTCTAAGTGTGAAAAGTGGGAAGAGGACTCTCCACTCACCTATTAGTCCAGTTCACTAGGAACtaagattctttctttttgttgttgtttgtttgttttgtttgtttgtttgttttttgagaagaagtctcactctgttgccaggccggagtgctgtggcacaatctcggctcactgcaacctccgcctcctgggttcaagcaattctcctgcctccgacTCCGGactagctggggactacaggcaggctccactatgccagctaatttttgtgtttttattagagatggggtttcaccatgttggtccagctggtcttgaactcctgaccgtctgatttgcctgcctcagtctcccaaagcgctgggattacaggcatgagccatggcgcctggccctgaatttcatttctctttcctctcagTGAAAATTGATACCAAGGCCATTCCACTGTTTGGGAACTCCCTGAAGCCTGACAGTCTCCGGTTCCAGCTGGAGACGTCACTGAAGCGGCTACAGTGTCCCCGAGTGGACCTCTTCTACCTGCATATGCCAGACCACAGCACCCCGGTGGAAGAGACACTGCGTGCCTGCCACCAGCTGCACCAGGAGGTAAGGGGACCCCTGAGCTCTGGGAGGTGGTCCACTGCTGCTCTCCTTATCCTGATCCTAATGGTGAGAGCAGAGGTACCAGGGCTGTCCCAGGGTGGAGCAGGGAACAGCCCCACTCCCAGGggccccaccctggcctccctttCCTGGTCTGGGCTGCACTATGTTCTGACTGGAGCCTCACCCGAGCAGGGCAAGTTCGTGGAGCTTGGCCTGTCCAACTATGCCGCCTGGGAAGTGGCCGAGATCTGTACCCTCTGCAAGAGCAACGGCTGGATCCTGCCCACTGTGTACCAGGTGAGGGCCGGGGCTGCAGAGGCCAAGGTCTCCAGAACTCCTGCTCATCCTGGGCTGTCTTTGCCCCTCTGACTGCCCCCATGCCCTCTGCATAGCAGCCACTCCCCTGCTGAAAGCCTGCAGATGGCTCCCAGGTACCCTCAGGATGCCATTCAAGCTCCTCAGGCTGGCCACTGGGCATCTGCTTCCTTCCTGCCTATCTGTGCACCTTGGACCCTTCCTTCCCTACCTTCCCCTGCACTCAGCCTGGAACAAGCCCTTCCCCCACCACCGCCCCTTCTGTGAGAGAATGGTTCAGGTCTCACATACGTGTCTCTTCCTCTGGAAGCCTTTCTAGACGGGCCCAGAAGACCCTGAGACCTCAGGTCCTTGTTTACCTCCTCATGATTCATTGCACAAATATTTGCATACCTGCTTGGTGCCAGGCACTGGTCACAGAACTTTCTAGTCTATTATGATTGCCTCATGACTCGATTATAACTGTTTATACTTGACCTTATTATAAAACCTTGAGGGAAGGGACCCTGTCCTTTTGGCTTAAGAATCTAAATCTGACAACCAGCCCACAGTTGGTGCTCATGAAAGTTGgcagaatgaatgaattttcCTAGGGCATAAGCCCCTTTCACCAGCACCAGTAAGAATAAGTATATGCCCAGATGGTTAAAGTCCTAGAATTGTTAAGGTCTGAAATAAGGGTTCTGGAAGGGTAAATTTTAAGTCTCTTCTTTTGACACATCCACCCTCTCCCCCGGGCCCCTCTCCTTACAGGGCATGTACAACGCCATCACCCGGCAGGTGGAAACGGAGCTCTTCCCCTGCCTCAGGCACTTTGGACTGAGGTTCTATGCCTTCAACCCTCTGGCTGGTACGTGGAGCATTCCTGGCCCTGTCTCAGCCTATTGCCGACCCACAGATGCCCAGCCCAGGACCTGGGAAGCAGGGAGGGTTTGACAAACTTTGACCTCTCAGGTCAAAGAGGTAAAGGCTGCATCCTTCAGCCTTCCTgggtccctgcccctcccctagaCCAGAGCCCTGAGGGATGTCGCAGCTTCTGGGGCACTCTGGGCCCCGGGGCTGATTGCTGCCTTCCTGCAGGGGGCCTGCTGACTGGCAAGTACAAGTATGAGGACAAGGATGGGAAACAGCCCGAGGGCCGCTTCTTTGGGAATACCTGGGCAGAGATGTACAGGAATCGGTGAGCTGGGGGTGCTTGGTGTGGAATGCTGGGGTGGGGTCAGCTTTATGTGGAATGAAGTCCTGGGCTGCTCCTGGGGTAAGGCCTTTCCTCGCTGCTGCACCTACTCCCCTGCATTCCTTCAGGAATTTCCAAACCCTCCATCAGTTTTCTTGTTGTCTTGGGACCTCCAGGAGGAAAGGAGGCTCCCTGGACCTCGGGGTCTTGAAGTCGTAGCTCTTTCCTGAGCAATCACCTgctaggaaggaaagaaggagctCCGGAGGGAGGTCCAGGAGGCCTGGGGCTGAGTCCTGACCCATCTTAGCGGCCTTCGTGTCCCTAAGGAAAATAAGAGCGGGCTGATGAGTCCTCAGGAATAAAGATTCGTTGAGGTCTCTGCTGAGGGGCCCGGCATCCTGAGTGGTTGTCTTGCCCGGCAAAGTGGGAGACCCATGGCTAGAGAGAACACCTGCCCCTCAGGGCTGCAGGGTGTGGAGTGGGACAGTGGCCCTGGTTGGCTCTTTGGTTGTGGCTCCCAATGTGGCCCTGATGGTACTGACACCTGCACCACCGTCCCCCCTTCCCAGCTACTGGAAGGAGCACCACTTCGAGGGCATTGCCCTGGTGGAGAAGGCCCTGCAGGCCGCGTATGGCGCCAGCGCCCCCAGCATGACCTCGGCCACCCTCCGGTGGATGTACCACCACTCACAGCTGCAGGTAACCAGCGACCCTGGGCGCTCAGCTTCTTCCCTTCCAGGCGAACCAGCAATATCTTTAGATGAAGGCTGAAACATTTGTTTATCAATTCCTCtgaaatttctctttctttcaactCTCACAAACATTCTTCCCACTggtctttttctatgtttttttttttggagacagagtctcactctgtcacccaggctggagtgcagtggcacgatctcgggtcactgcaacttctgcctcttgggctgAAGCAACtgtcttgtctcagcctcccgagtagctgggattacaggcatgcgccaccatgttgcccagtctggtctcaaattcctgaactcagacaattcgccctcctcagcctctgaaagtgctgggattacaggcgtgagcccctgcgctcCGCCTTCTCATTGGTCTTTGATGGTATCTGAGTGCCAGGCTTTGTAATGAGGGCTTCACTGCAGGGATTTCATTATTCCTTCAGCTTTATGAAATGACTATCCCAGTGTTATTGACGAGGAAACTGAGTTTCACCCAGCTGTGAAAGGGGAAGACATTTTAACACAGGTTTAACTGTAAAGCCCACTAGTCTCATCCTTTTGGTGGGAGCTGGAGTTTCCCTCTCTTGGTACATCATGTCTTCCTCACTTATATCCAACTCCAGCCTTAGATGTTGCAATAGTGTCTGGCAtatatacagtaggtgctcaataaatgggagctaagtgCTCTACATAATTTTTCACACCCATAACCATGTTGAAAATAGAAAAGAGGATTGAATCTCAGAGAGGCTTAATAACTTAGCCGCGTTTACACAGCTGCTGGGGGGCAGAACTGGGCTGTGAATGTAGGTCTGTCTGGAAGGGTCGTGTGGCAGTAGGGGAAGGGATACAGGTTTTGCGTCACATGGGTACAGCTATCCAAGGTACCTTAAGTTCTTTTTGGACATATGGGATACAAGAGATCCCAGATCTCAGCAGGGAGGTGGCTGGGAGGGCTGTGAGTGGAGTCACTGTGCAGCAGAAGAGGGTTGAAGTCTGGCCGTCTCCCTTGCAGGGTGCCCACGGGGATGCGGTCATCCTGGGCATGTCCAGCCTGGAGCAGCTGGAGCAGAACTTGGCAGCGGCAGAGGAAGGGCCCCTGGAGCCGGCTGTCGTGGACGCCTTTAATCAAGCCTGGCATTTGGTTGCTCACGAATGTCCCAACTACTTCCGCTAGGCCCATCGTTTCTTAGGCTGCCCAAGGCTCTTCTGTAACATCTTTTGttactcacattttctttaatttagaACTGCCTCAGTAAATTCTTAGGGATGGAAGTATTTGGACAAAAACCTAACAGAAGAGTCACCACCAAATGAAGAATAAAACTCCCAGGGTgctgtgtgttagtctgttttcgttgctataaaagaatacttgagactgggtcatttataaagaaaagaggtttatttggctcaccaCTCTGCATTCTGTACAAGGGGgtgtggtgccagcatctgctcttggtgagggcctcaggaagcttacaatcatggcagagggggaAGCGGAGCCAGcttgtcacatggtgagagagggaccAAGAGACAGACGGGAGGAAATTCCAGGCTCTTGTAAACAACCAGATCCTGTGCGAACTCATAGAGCtggaactcactcattactgtacagatggcaccaagccattcatgtggGATTTGCCCCCATACCCTAACCCCTCCCACCAGGCTCACCTttaacattggggatcacattgcaacatgagatttggaggggacaaaataCCCTAATGATATCATTGTACCAGTATCACCCCCCTGCAAAtgtcatgttcttctcacattgcaaagtaCAGTCATCCCTTCCCAATAGTCACGCAAAGTCTTAACTTGTTTCAGCATCAACTCAATCATAAGGCCAAAGTCTCATCTGGGACTCAAGGCAAGTTTCATCCACCTATGAACCTGTATAATCAAACAAGTCATTTGCTTCCACGATACAGTGGTGGTACCCGTACTGGGTAAGATTCCCATTGCAAAAGGGGAATCAGCCGAAAGAAAGGGGCAACAGGCCCacgcaagtctgaaacccagtagGGCAGGCGTGAAAAtgtaaagctccaaaataatctttgaCTGCATATCCCACATCCtgggcacactggtgcaaggggtgggcttCCAGGGCCTTGGGCAAAATTCAGTtgcttaaaatgacaaaatcCCCAAGATGATAAGAAAATTCAACATAATCTTTGTCCAAATCCCAactggcatttttattttattttattttttaaattttttgatatagagtctcgctctgtctcccaggctagagtgcagtggcacaatctcggctcactgcaacctccacctcctgggttcaagtgattctcctgccacagcttcctgagtagctgggattgcaggtgtgagccacccacttggttaatttttgtatttttgtagagactgggttttgccatgttgtccaggctggtcttgaactcctgacctcagttgatgcGCCCCACTTGGTGCCtcgaatgctgggattacaggcgtgagccaccacacccagccagctgtTTTTTGAGAACACAGAAGTTGGAAAACTGGTTCTAAAATTCATAGGAAATTCAGGGCACCCAGGATACCCAAAACATGCTTGAAAAAGAACACAGTTGGAGGACTCCCACTTTCTGATTTCAGAACTTACTACAAAACTacatagccgggcgtggtggtaggcgcctgtaatcccagctactcgggaggctgaggcagggagaattgcttgaatctgggagatgaaggttgcagtgagccgagatcgggccactgcactccagcctgggtgacagagtgagattccattctccgaacaaaacaaaacaaaaaacaaacaaacagaaaaaacaactaCAATGCTAAAGACAGTGTGGTCCTAGCATAAGGCTAGACATAAATCAATGGACTAGAATTTAGAGTCCAGCAGTAAACCCTTTCATGGTATTGTCAATTAATTTTAAAGAGTGTCAAGACAGTTCAACAAGGAAAATAACCatctttaggccgggcgtggtggctcatgcctgtaatcccagcactttgggaggccgaggcaggcggatcatgaggtcaggcgatcgcgaccatcctggctaacacagtgaaaccccgtctctactgaaaatacaaaaaattagccgggcgtggtggcgggtgcctgtagtcccagctactcaggaggctgaggcgggagaatggtgtgaacccaggaggtggagcttgcagtgagccaagatcacgccactgcactccagcctgggcgacagagcaagactccgtctcaaaaagaaaagaaaagaaaagaaaataaccatCTTCAACAACATCTGGATATTTGCAAGTaagagaatgaagttggaccccttcCTCATACCatacataagaaaataaacacaaagtgagtcatagacctaaatgtataggctaaaagtataaaaacttttagaagaaaatacagggccaggatggtggcacactcctgtaatcccacctactctggt is a window encoding:
- the LOC115933748 gene encoding aflatoxin B1 aldehyde reductase member 3, yielding MSRQLSRARPATVLGAMEMGRRMDAPTSAAVTRAFLERGHTEIDTAFVYSDGQSETILGGLGLGLGGSDCRVKIDTKAIPLFGNSLKPDSLRFQLETSLKRLQCPRVDLFYLHMPDHSTPVEETLRACHQLHQEGKFVELGLSNYAAWEVAEICTLCKSNGWILPTVYQGMYNAITRQVETELFPCLRHFGLRFYAFNPLAGGLLTGKYKYEDKDGKQPEGRFFGNTWAEMYRNRYWKEHHFEGIALVEKALQAAYGASAPSMTSATLRWMYHHSQLQGAHGDAVILGMSSLEQLEQNLAAAEEGPLEPAVVDAFNQAWHLVAHECPNYFR